One Triplophysa rosa linkage group LG9, Trosa_1v2, whole genome shotgun sequence genomic window carries:
- the sfrp5 gene encoding secreted frizzled-related protein 5: MFSFSIAKSKGLNLNTHPCHSTKPHKNFIKMARKRQVSLTQALTLALVLLTSAASAEEYDYYSWQSDNFHNGRFYAKQPQCVDIPADLRLCYNVGYKKMRLPNLLDHETMPEVKQQAGSWVPLLAKRCHADTQVFLCSLFAPVCLDRPIYPCRSLCEAVRDSCAPVMETYGFPWPEMLQCDKFPIDNDLCIPMQFAGGHATQTPVSKVCPPCDNELKADTIMEHYCASDFALKMKIKEVKKEKGDRKLIAAQKKKKVLKMGVLRKKDLKKLTLYIKNGANCPCSQLDNLGSNFLIMGRKVDQQLLLMSIHKWDKKSKELKFALKYMKSHQCPTYHTVFQ; the protein is encoded by the exons atgttttctttttccatAGCAAAAAGCAAAGGATTAAACTTGAATACGCATCCCTGTCACTCTACTAAACCACACAAGAACTTTATCAAAATGGCACGGAAGAGGCAGGTGTCTTTGACCCAGGCTTTGACCCTGGCGCTGGTTCTGCTCACCTCAGCGGCTTCAGCGGAGGAATACGACTATTACAGCTGGCAGTCGGACAATTTCCACAACGGCCGTTTTTACGCCAAGCAGCCGCAGTGTGTGGATATTCCAGCTGACCTGCGGCTCTGCTATAATGTGGGCTACAAGAAGATGAGACTACCAAACCTGTTGGACCACGAAACCATGCCCGAGGTCAAGCAGCAGGCGGGCAGCTGGGTGCCCCTCCTGGCGAAACGCTGCCACGCTGATACGCAGGTGTTCCTCTGCTCGCTTTTTGCCCCGGTGTGCCTGGACCGGCCGATCTACCCGTGTCGCTCTCTTTGCGAGGCCGTACGGGACAGCTGCGCACCGGTCATGGAGACCTACGGCTTTCCCTGGCCGGAGATGCTGCAGTGCGATAAGTTTCCCATCGACAACGATCTGTGCATTCCCATGCAGTTCGCCGGGGGTCACGCCACTCAAACTCCAG TTTCAAAAGTCTGTCCACCCTGTGACAACGAGTTAAAAGCCGACACCATAATGGAGCATTACTGTGCCAGTGACTTTG CTCTCAAGATGAAGATTAAAGaggtgaaaaaagaaaaaggagaCCGCAAGCTCATCGCAgcacagaagaagaagaaggttCTGAAGATGGGAGTATTGAGGAAGAAGGACTTAAAAAAGCTCACGCTGTACATCAAGAATGGAGCAAACTGCCCCTGCTCACAGCTGGACAACCTCGGGAGCAACTTCCTCATCATGGGCCGTAAGGTGGACCAGCAGTTGCTGCTCATGTCCATCCACAAGTGGGACAAGAAGAGCAAAGAGCTCAAATTTGCCCTTAAATACATGAAGTCTCATCAGTGTCCCACCTATCACACCGTCTTCCAGTGA